The Primulina eburnea isolate SZY01 chromosome 6, ASM2296580v1, whole genome shotgun sequence genome contains a region encoding:
- the LOC140833967 gene encoding uncharacterized protein — protein MEDEIQRKQQDSDKLSWLKTVISLTSKSRGGDHTDSEASPKQNLPIPFLSPIANSVISRCSKILAVSAMELQHHFDEDLPDDAKPPPYYARNFLEFCSYKALSLAISQPNYLNNKEFRSLTFDMMLAWEAPELESNLTDDEVSSCSNQDVEDGWSFFYSNSTKMAVQVDDKKTVGPEAFARIAPACPVIADIVTVHNLFDVLTSSSGPRLHFLIYDKFLRSLEKVMKSVQNAMGPQLMNILSLAENEILIDVDGTIPTQPVLQHIGMSAWPGRLTLTNYALYFESGVGLYDKAVKYDLAKDIKQVIKPELTGPLGARLFDKAVMYKSTSIEEPVYLEFPEFKGCSRRDYWLDVCLEILRAHKFIRKFNMKGNQQSEALARAVLGIFRHRAVRDAFRISSSNYKTLLCFNLAESLPGGDLILETLSSRLSLISGRAGQDHVISSPTAKKQQMFPSAFLTLSRLGIVHSEKVDMLGEVTYYGGDVCVGELNPLETVVKQLKRDTGRAEAAQATVDQVKVEGIDTNLAVMKELLFPLIEIFSRLQRLASWEDPYKSMIFVLFSSYSIYRGWVKCVLPSILVFLAIIMFWRSRTRKQRQPEAFKIVSPPSKNAVEQLIILQEAITQVESLIQSGNIILLKVRALLFAVAPQATDKVALLTLLTAVAVALLPLKYLMFVLFLECFTRNMPLRKESSDRGLRRAREWWTRIPAAPVQLIRLEDKKRK, from the exons ATGGAGGATGAAATCCAGAGGAAGCAGCAGGACAGTGACAAGTTGTCGTGGCTGAAGACAGTGATCTCTTTGACCAGCAAGAGCCGCGGCGGCGACCATACCGATTCCGAGGCTTCTCCGAAGCAAAATCTGCCGATTCCATTCCTGTCTCCTATCGCTAATTCTGTCATCTCTCGATGCTCCAA GATCCTAGCTGTATCGGCCATGGAGCTGCAGCATCATTTTGATGAGGATCTTCCTGATGATGCTAAGCCACCTCCATACTATGCAAGGAACTTCCTCGAATTCTGCTCGTACAAAGCACTAAGTCTCGCCATCTCACAGCCTAATTATTTGAATAACAAGGAATTTCGCAGCCTTACATTTGACATGATGCTAGCATGGGAGGCTCCAGAGCTTGAAAGTAACCTTACAGACGAT GAAGTTTCTTCTTGCAGCAATCAGGATGTGGAGGATGGTTGGTCATTTTTTTATTCTAATTCCACCAAAATGGCTGTTCAG GTTGATGACAAGAAAACTGTTGGCCCTGAGGCTTTTGCCCGCATAGCCCCTGCCTGCCCTGTTATTGCAGATATAGTGACGGTGCATAACCTTTTCGATGTTCTTACAAGTTCTTCAGGTCCACGACTTCATTTTCTAATATATGATAAGTTCCTCCGGAGTCTCGAGAA GGTTATGAAATCTGTCCAAAATGCAATGGGACCACAACTCATGAACATTCTTTCACTTGCTGAGAATGAGATTCTCATAGATGTGGATGGCACTATTCCAACCCAACCAGTTTTGCAACATATTGGGATGTCTGCATGGCCTG GGCGTTTGACTTTGACAAACTATGCTTTGTATTTTGAGTCTGGTGTTGGTTTGTACGACAAAGCTGTAAAATATGACTTAGCAAAAGATATAAAGCAAGTGATAAAGCCTGAATTAACCGGACCCTTGGGAGCTCGTCTTTTTGATAAGGCTGTGATGTACAAGTCAACATCCAT AGAAGAGCCTGTTTATTTGGAATTTCCTGAATTCAAAGGTTGTTCACGAAGGGACTATTGGTTGGATGTCTGTCTAGAGATTTTGCGAGCTCACAAGTTTATTCGGAAGTTTAATATGAAAGGAAACCAGCAATCTGAAGCACTAGCTCGGGCAGTTCTTGGAATATTTCGACATCGTGCTGTTAGAGATGCCTTTCGCATCTCATCATCCAATTACAAAACCCTGTTGTGTTTTAACTTGGCTGAAAGTCTTCCTGGTGGAGATTTGATTCTTGAAACCCTATCAAGTCGCCTGTCGCTCATAAGTGGCCGTGCTGGGCAAGACCATGTGATAAGTTCTCCAACTGCAAAGAAACAGCAAATGTTCCCATCTGCTTTTCTGACACTTTCAAGGCTCGGAATTGTGCATTCCGAAAAGGTGGATATGCTTGGTGAAGTGACATATTATGGTGGAGATGTTTGTGTTGGTGAATTGAATCCTTTAGAAACTGTGGTCAAACAATTGAAACGAGACACAGGAAGAGCTGAAGCTGCTCAAGCAACTGTTGATCAAGTGAAAGTGGAAGGAATTGATACCAACTTAGCTGTGATGAAG GAGCTGCTTTTCCCACTCATTGAAATATTTAGCCGGTTGCAACGTTTGGCTTCTTGGGAAGATCCCTACAAATCAATGATATTTGTGTTATTCTCCAGCTATTCGATATACAG GGGTTGGGTCAAGTGCGTGTTGCCATCCATTTTAGTATTTCTTGCAATCATCATGTTCTGGCGTAGCCGTACCAGAAAACAAAGGCAACCAGAAGCATTCAAAATTGTATCTCCACCAAGCAAAAATGCAGTGGAACAGCTGATAATATTACAAGAAGCTATAACACAAGTCGAGTCTCTCATCCAAAGTGGGAACATTATTCTTCTCAAAGTTAGAGCTCTTCTATTTGCTGTTGCGCCACAG GCAACAGACAAGGTGGCCCTATTGACGCTACTCACAGCTGTGGCGGTGGCTCTTTTACCCCTTAAATATCTTATGTTCGTACTCTTTTTAGAGTGCTTTACAAGAAATATGCCATTGAGGAAAGAAAGCAGCGATAGAGGGCTGAGACGGGCCAGAGAATGGTGGACCAGGATTCCGGCTGCTCCGGTTCAGCTCATTAGACTAGAGGATAAAAAGAGGAAATGA